CTACACAACAGGATTACGAGCTAATTCGTAAGACAAATAAAGGTGATACATCTGCTTTTAGACAACTTGTCTATATATATAAAGATGTATCACTTTCTTTGGCGTCTTCTATTATAAAAGATTCAAGTATTGCAGAGGATGTAGTGCAAGATGTATTTATTAAAGTCTATCATAAATTAGATACATTTAGCTTCAAATCTTCATTTGCCACTTGGTTGTATCGTATTGTTGTTAATACATGTTATAATCAATTAAAAAAACAAAAACAGAATGTACCCCTAAACGTTATTGAGGATACAGCTATTATCATTTCAGAAGAAAAGAACATATTAAGTGAAGCCGACCAAAAGAAATATATCAATCTGGCATTACAAAAATTACGTCCGGATGAGTCTTTATTATTACGACTTTTTTATCTCTGCGAGTTAAGTATTAAAGAAATAGAAGAGATTACTGGTTTTAAACCTTCAAAAATCAAAGTCGATTTACATAGAGGTAGGGAAAATGTACATTTTCAATTAAAACGATTACTAGGAAACGATTTAAAACATTTACTATGAAAGAAGAAGAATTTAAAAAAATCATAAGTAAGAGTACCATAGAAACCTCAGATGATTTTATAAATACACTTATGAATACTATTGAAGTAGATCAAAAAATTAAGGCAACGTCGTTTTGGTGGTCATTTAAGCCTATTTTGATTACATGTTCAGTATTAATATTAACCATAACATTTATTCTTTTTAAATTTTTAAACTATAGTAATATTTCTTTAAATGTACTAGCCAAAATTCCTAAAACACCAGTATTTGTTGTTGTTACATTAGTACTCTTATTTTATACAAATTCTATTATAAGATTAAACGAATATCGCAGTACAAAAAACAGATTTGATAATGAATTTAAATAATGTCTAATTAAGATTGGTAGCTAACGAAGAATAAATGTGCATAAAAGAAAATTATTCATTTTTGGTGTACGAATAATTACTATTTTTTATAAATAGTTACTTGTTAAAAGTATGTATATTTACCCCATCCTACATTTTTAAAACTACATATTATACCTCAATTTAGAATATTTAGGAATCATTTTCAATATAGTTAAGTATTAAGAATAAGAAAATTGCACTAGTGAAAGTATTTATTTCTCTAATTTTATTGGTTTTTACCTATTCTTTTAGTTTAGGACAAACCATGATTCACGATCCGGGAGGAAATTTGTCCCAACGCTGGCAAATCAATAATGATACTATTAAACTTTTTAAAATAGTGCCTTATAAACCCGTTTATTTTTTACTGGCCAATTATACTAGCGATATAAATAATCAACCTCTAAGTGATAATCCAATAAATTCTGTAGATGAACCTTCTGATTTTACTAATACCGAATTAAAATTTCAACTTAGTTTTAAAACCAAGGCAATACGAAATATATTAGGTAAAAAGATTGGTGGGGATTTATGGGTTGCCTATACGCAATCCTCACGCTGGCAGTTATATAGTGCACATATTTCAAGACCTTTTAGAGAAACTAATTACGAGCCAGAATTTATGTTAACCTTTCCTACAGCTTATAAAATATGGGGATTAAATGGTGTATTTGCGGGCATTGGTATTAATCATCAAAGTAATGGGAGATCAAATCCCTTATCCAGAAGTTGGAACAGGGTTATTTTACAGGTTGGATGGGAGACACCTTCTTTAAGCATTGTCTTGAAGCCCTGGTGGCGTGTACAAGAAACTCCCATAGAAGACAACAACCCGGGAATAGAGAATTATGTAGGACGTGTTGAACTTTTGTCTGCATTCTCAAAAGGAAGACATGATATAAGTATAATAGCAAGGCACTCATTACGAGGAGGGAGTAGAAATCGAGGCAGTATTAGGTTGGACTATGCAATTAAAGTACTAGACCTATTACAAATTCATGCTCAGGTATTTCATGGGTACGGAGAAAGTCTTATTGATTATAACCATAAACAAACTACTGTTGGGGTAGGACTATCCCTTTTGCAATGGAGGTAATGTTTTTTTAGAGTAGTGTATGTAATGATTTAATTACTGCAATTAATTGAAATATAAATTGTTGGATTTTTTTGATAAAAACCTCTATCTCTGGAGTATACTTATATGAAACTATAAAGTAGTTGATAGGAGCTCTTTTACTTTAAAATAATTTACTATCTTTTCATACGTTTATAGATCATCTAATATAATCAACCAAGACCTCCCTATGGAAATTTTCTCTTCTTACAATGTTATTATAGGAATTTCGCTTATTATAATCTTATCCTTTATTTTTAATGGAGTTGCCAAAAAAACTAATGTTCCTGCGGTACTATTATTAATTATTCTGGGGATTATCATACAATATATTCTTAAAGCTTTTGGTGGGGATACGATTGATTTTTTCCCAATGCTCGAAGTATTAGGCATTGTCGGATTGATTATGATCGTTCTCGAGGCAGCCTTAGAATTAGAGTTAAAAAGCGATAAACTCATGCCTATTCTCAAATCAATGGCAATTGCTTTAATTGGATTAATTGCCTCTACATTTATAGCAGCTGTAATTTTAAAAGCATTAGTAAAAGGAATGACAATGCAATCTGCATGGTTATACGCAACACCATTATCGATATTATCCAGTGCAATTATTATACCCAGCGTATCATCACTACCCATTGCAAAAAAAGAATTTCATATCTATGAAAGTACATTTTCTGATATTCTGGGAATTATGTTGTTTTATTTCCTTACCGGAAGATTAAACCCGGCAGAAGATTCGGGAGTAGGTGGTTTTTTCCTTAACCTAATACTTACGATTGTAATTTCATTAGTAGCTAGTTATGCTATTATTCTAATATTTCAGAAAATTAAAAGTCAGGTAAAGTTGTTTTTACTTATTGCTGTACTATTGCTATTGTATGCTTTAGGGAAAAAAATGCATTTATCATCATTAATAATTATTTTGATCTTTGGATTAGTAATTGCCAATATGAAATTATTTTTTCAAGGAAAACTTAGAGGATATCTTCATCTCGAAAAAGCAAAATCTATCTATCATGAGTTGCACGTGATTACTGCCGAAACAGCCTTTGTAGTACGTACATTATTCTTTGTGATTTTTGGGATAACCATTGTACTTTCTTCTTTATTAAGTCTAAAAGTTACACTAATTAGTCTTTTGATATTAATCTCTATTTATGTTATACGATATGGGTTGCTACGCCTTTTTATGGGAAAAGATATTTCACCTCAATTGTTTATAGCACCAAGAGGATTGATCACAGTACTCTTATTTTATGCTATTCCTGCAGAAGCTATGATTGAAGGATTCGAACCAGGAATATTGTTATTTGTTATTATAGGTACTAGTTTGATTATGACAGGAGGGATGATAAGAGATAAAAAAATGAATCCAACTCAAGAATTGGAAACAGCAGACCCCAATGAAAGTATAGAAGAAACCGAATACTTTATTAATAACACAACAGATCTAAGTGAAATTGATGATGCTTTACCATCATCTGATGAACATGAAACCGAATAATGAAACGTTTACATCGATTAACAGCCATATTAGTAAAATTACAATCCAAAAAAGTGGTTCAGGCAGCAGAACTCGCGAATAAGTTTGAGGTGAGTTTACGTACCATATATAGAGATATGCAGGCTCTTACTGATGCCGGAGTTCCAATCGGAGCCGAAGCAGGTACAGGATACTATCTGGTAGATGGATATTCTTTACCACCCGTTATGTTTACAGAAAAGGAGGCAAATGCGTTACTTACTGCTTCTAAGATCATAAAAACTAACAATGACCAATCCCTGATTAATGAATATCAGGAAGCTATAGATAAGGTAATTGCAGTACTTAAAACTACACAAAAAGAAAAACTCAAAATTCTCGAAGAACGCGTTTTTACATATAACAGGACTGCAATTCACACAAGTACTTCTTTATCCGTTATTCAACAAGCAATTACAGACTTTAGAGTGCTCGAAATCCAATATACCAAAGCATCTGGAGAGTATAGTAAAAGAGTGATCGAACCACTTGGAGTATATTTTACTAACAATACCTGGATCATGATTGCACATTGTAGATTAAGAAAAGATTATCGTGAATTTAGAACAGATCGTATTCTTAATCTTATTGAAACTCAAGAGCTTTTTTCTCCAAAACATTTTAGCCTCGAGGATTATTATAAAAAAAGAGCCGAAGAGTGTAATTTTTCAACTTTTCCAAAAGAAAAATACTACTGACATAGGGTTGTCACAGGTGTGATTTAGTTTTGATGAAAATCATAAATCATAAACAATTAATCCTGATCATTATGATAAGCCTATTGTTTAATTGTGCAACAAAACCAAATCAAAACCCTGTATTAATGAAAACTAGAAGTAAAGTAGTAGAAGTTGTATTGTTTGAAGTCAATCCCGGATACTCACAGAAAGAAGCTGAAAGAGCATTAGCTTCTTTAAATGATGTATTAAAATTATATTACGGATTTATAGAAAGAACCACAGCAAAAAATGGAGATGGGAAATACATCGATATTGTATATTGGAGCGATATGAAATCTGCCAAAGATGCCGCTACAGGTATTATGAAAAACGATATAGCAACTTCTGCTTTTAGTATCATTAAACAAGAATCCGTTCAAATGCATCACTTTGATACATTTAATCACTTTGAAGAATAATATCAAAAATCGATCATGCCAATATTTATTTTGGATATGATTCTTTTTAGCAAGATTTTCTAAATCAAAGATTAAAACGGTTTAAACAATAAGGCATTATAAATTTATAATGCCTTATTGTTTAAATAAAATTATTACCTAAAAACAAATAAAAGCAGAATAAAATTCTTTTATTGATTAAATAAGTGGATTTAATACCTGATCATGGAGGTTTGTTAGAGCTTCATGTTTTCATAAAATATTATAAACAAGTGTTTTATACAAATACAATGATATGCTTTGTTTGCTTGTTTTTTAGATATTGGTCGTTGGTTTTAGTAGTATAAGGTATTATTATATTATGACTTCTTCTCTCATCAAAAAGTAAGTAAAATGCTGTTTTACCTGAAAAAATAACATTCCAATTTATAAATAAAATAGAAAAAGACTGAAAAGTGTTTATGTGATCATAAGAGATTATATAGAATTGCACACATGTCTTATGGCATATATTTAAGTATCTTAAGGGAAGTGTTTGCGATTTTTTATGACAACTTATTGTATTGTTTTTTTATGTTTCTAAGGAATAATAATGATGATAATAAAGGTTATAATAATGTATAAGAAAATGAATGTATATATGTTTTTTATTTATAATTAATTTAGAATATTTTTCTAGATAGATAATTTGTATTGGAATATTTTTCTTTTAGGTTTGCTTTGTAAATAGCTAAAAGAAAAAAAATGAATACATATAGAGATGCAAACCAGATTTTAGATTCAATAATAATAGGGGCGGGGCAAAGTGGATTAGCAGCTGCATATTATCTTAAGCAATTAAACAGAAATTTTGTTGTAATAGATAGCAATTCTGAAATAGGAGAATCTTGGTTAAAAAGATGGTCATCATTAAAACTATTTACACCTTCTCAATATAATAATTTACCTGGGTATGATTTTCCTTCGCCAAAGGGGCATTATCCAAATAAATATGAAGTAGCCGAGTATCTAAAGATGTATGCAAAAAAATTAGAGTTGACCGTGTTGTTCAATAGAACGGCTTCAGCTATTAAAAAAGAAAAAGATGTTTTTGAGATATTTTGCCAGGACGAAATATTTTATGCACAAGAGGTAATTGTAGCAAGTGGACCATTTCATATCCCATTTGTGCCAGGTTTTTCTAAAAATGTCTCTAATGATGTTATTCAAATACATAGTAAACAATATTTGAATCCGGATCAGTTAAAAGAAGGAAATGTATGTGTGGTGGGCTCAGGAGATAGCGGTGTTCAAATCACTAAGGAAATTGCTGAAACAAACCGCAAAGTATATCTGTCATGTGCAGAAAATACTTTTACGATATTTCCTCAAGAATTTTTAGGTAAAACACTATGGTGGTGGTTGAAGATATCGGGATTACTTTCTATAAGAACAGGTTCATTTCTGGGGAAATATATTCAAAATAGACAACAACCAATTATTGGTACAGATGTAAAAGCATTACTCAATAAGTCCAATGTTTTCAAAGTTGGTTTGACTACAAATTATAAAGATAACAAACTTCATTTTCAGGACACTTCTGCAGAAGTATCTAATATAGTATGGGCAACGGGGTATAAACCAGATTTTGGTATGCTGAAATTTCCAAACATTTTGAATGTCAATGGATATCCAAAAAACAAAAGAGGAGTTTCAGAGATTTACGGCCTTTATTTTATAGGGTTGCCCTGGATGCAGACAAGAGGTTCTGCGACTCTTGGGGGTGTGAAAAAAGATGCTAAATACCTCTTTGAGTATCTGAAAAAACAAAATTTAAAACCTATAAAATCTACAGTGTCAGTTGATAAAAAGAAAGAAGAAGTATTAGAAGTTGTGAATTAAAGTGAAGAAAACTCATATATCCCTTCTATGCATAAAGGAAAATCTATTAAGGAAAATCGTATGTGTTCTGTTTTTCTTTTTTTATTAATTTTGATAACACTTATCGTTTGATACTTATATAGATGATCCCAGAACATATTCTTAATAGAAAAGGAGCCAGAAGTTTTAAAGACCTTGATGATGAAGTTATATCTTATTTAAATAAAGGATTGATCCAAACAGCAAATCTTATGGAGTGGCTTACCGTAGACCAGTTGGCACTCTTAAAAAAAATTCTTAATGATATAAAAAAGCCAGATTGGTATGATAATTTTTATGAAGCGGTATCTGCCCAAAAAAAACCTTCTGCTAATGCTAATACCAAAGTTATAGGAACGACGTTTCTAGAACTAACCAATGATCAAAGTATTATTGATTACCTTTCTAATCATATTTCTGATGTTCCCAGATGTTGGGCTGCCTATTGGGTAGGTCTTAGAGAAAGTAAAATTGATAAAAAACTCGAAACCATTGCTCCTTATGCAGCAGATGTACACTTTGGAGTTAGAGAAGTAGCTATATTTTCCTGTAAAGAAGGAATTATAGAACATCTTGATATGGCTATTGATGTTTTATCAGAATGGACTTCTAGTACTGATGAAAATATTAGACGATATGCAGTAGAAGCTACACGTCCTATTGGAGTGTGGACTAAAAAAATAGACGAACTTAAAGAACACCCAGAAAAAGGAATCTCACTATTAGATCCTCTTAAATCTGATCCTTCTAAATACGTTAGAGATTCTGTGGGTAATTGGCTCAATGACGCCAGTAAATCTAAGCCAGAATGGGTTAAAAATGTATGTTCAAGGTGGGAAAAAGAATCTACTACCAAAGAAACAAGGTATATTCTAAAAAAAGCATTACGAACTATTAATAAGTAAAGTTCTTTATTGCGACAAAATAGCTGTTTTTTACTTTTTTACAGAACCTGATTTTGAATATATCAATAGTTAGAAAATGATATAATCTAACCCGTTCTATTGCGAATTCTTCATCGAATGTTGATAATGAAATTTTTTGGTTATTTTTTTATTAAATAATCATTAACACTGCTTGTTTTTGAGATAACTTCAACCGGTATCTATTGGGTTTTTCATAGTTTTAAATGATTTTTAAATCAATAAAAACAGATTAAAAAAAAATAGGTTCGTTTTATTCATGAATATTTTTCATATAAGTTTTGAATGTTATCCCATTGCCAAAGTTGGAGGGCTTGCAGATGTTGTAGGTGCTTTGCCAAAATATCAAAACAAAATGGAGCTTACAACTAGTGTAATAACTCCGTTTTATGACAATCGGTTTGTCAAAGATTCGAAACAAAAAACTATATATAAAAGCACAATACGGTTAGGAGAAATTACATATCCATATAGTATAGAAAAAATAAAATCTCCTGATATTGGGTTCCATGCATACTTGGTATACATCAAGGATATATTAGATAGACCTAATGTGTATAATTATGAAGATGATGCAGAACGATGCATTACTTTTCAATTAGCGGTTTTGGATTGGATAACTAGTCTAGAAGAAATGCCTGATGTAGTTCACTGTCATGATCATCATACGGCATTAATTCCGTTTTTGATGACTCATGCAAACCCATATACAAATCTTCAGGAAATACCTACGATTTTAACCATTCATAATGCACAATATCAAGGGCAGTTATCGTATGATAAATTACATTATTTACCTGCTTTCGATAGAGATAAAATAGGACTACTAGATTGGGATAATTGTATTAACCCTCTGGCTTCGGGAATAAAATGTGCCTGGAGAGTGACTACGGTTTCCCCAAGTTATATGGAAGAACTGCAAGAAAATGCAAATGGTCTGGAAAGGCTTTTAAGACATGAAAGAAAAAAATGTATCGGAATCCTCAATGGAATTGATACGTATACCTGGGATGCCGAGACAGACCCAATGATAATCAGTAACTACCAAAGAGCCAATGTAGTTTCTGGCAGAAAGGAAAATAAAAAATGGCTTTGTAATCATTTTGATCTAGATATAAGCAAACCTCTTTTTGGCTTCATAGGACGATTAGTAGGAGAAAAAGGAGCAGATCTATTACCAGATATCATAAAAGAATCACTACATACTACCGATATAAATATTATGATTTTGGGTTCAGGAAATTCTGAAACCGAAGAACAATTGCAGGTATTACAAGAAAAATTTGCTGGTAGATATAATACATATATAGGGTATGACGAAAAATTATCTCATATCATTTATGCAGGAGTAGACTTTTTATTAATGCCATCTCGTGTAGAACCTTGTGGCCTTAATCAGATGTATGCATTACGATATGGGGCCATTCCTATAGTTAGAAAAATAGGAGGGCTTAAGGATACGGTTATAGATATAGGAGAAGAAGGTTTTGGAATATGTCATGATAATGCTTCTGTACAAGAGGTTTGCTATGCGATAAAACGTGCGGTAGTTCTATATGAGGATCAAAAAAAATATAAAGAAATACAAAAACAGATTATGAAAATCGATCATTCATGGGATCGATCTGCTCATCAATATATCGCCATATATGAATCACTAATATCATAAAATGATCAACAAAAAAATTCTTGCCATTATTTTAGGAGGCGGCCAGGGAACCCGATTATCCCCTCTTACAGATCAACGATCTAAACCTGCAGTATCTATAGCTGGAAAGTACAGATTAGTAGATATTCCAATTTCTAATTGTATACATTGTGATATAAAAAGAATGTTTGTGCTTACCCAGTTTAACTCTGCATCCCTAAATAGGCATATTAAGAATACTTATATTTTTAGCAATTTTAGCGATGCTTTTGTTGATATTCTTGCAGCAGAACAGACTCCGGATAATAAAACATGGTATCAAGGTACTGCGGATGCAGTACGCCAATCGATGTATCAACTATTAAATCATGAGTTCGAATATGCATTGATCTTATCTGGTGATCAGTTATATCAAATGGATTTTAATGAGATGCTAGATGCTCATGTAGATAAAGGAGCCGACATATCAATTGCAACTATACCTGTTAAATCGAAGGAAGCTACCCAGTTTGGAATCCTAAAAACAGATGAGAATAGTTTTATCTCTTCTTTTGTAGAAAAACCAGAGCTGAAAGAACTTTCTGGATGGGAGTCTGAAGTTAGTGATGAAATGAAAAATGAAAACAGGCACTACCTGGCATCTATGGGGATTTATATATTTAATAAACAACTCCTGGCTGATATTTTATCTAATCCTGATACTATTGACTTTGGAAAAGAAATTATTCCTCAGGCAATTTCAAAAAATAAAGTATTGGCATATCAATATGAAGGATATTGGACAGATATCGGAAACGTACCCGCTTTTTTTGAAGCAAACATTAACTTAACCGATGATATTCCTCAGTTCGATTTGTTTAACAAAGAAAATTCAGTTTTAACCAGGCCACGTATACTTCCTCCTTCAAAAATTTCGGGTACCCGATTAAACAAATCCATGATTGCCGAAGGCTGTATTATTAATGCTAAAGAAATAGAACGCTCTGTAATTGGTATTCGCTCAAGAATTGGAAACGATACAATGATCAAAAATACCTATATGATCGGAAGTAACACGTATCAAAATATGAGTGAATTAGAAAATGATCATAACAATGGGATTCCGCCAATCGGTGTAGGGGACCGATGTATTATTACTAATACTATTATCGATAAAGATGCCAGGATAGGAAATGATGTTGTTATTAATGGAGGAACTCATCTTGAAGACACCGAGCAAGATTCATATGTAGTGAGAGAAGGTGTTGTTGTTATAAAAAAAGGGACTGTAATCCCTGATGGATTTAAATTATAGTATGTATGGATAGTGTAACTCCTTGTAGTTTCTTTTCAGAATTTGATATAAACCTTTTCAAAACAGGTAAACACTACCGTTTATATGAAAAATTTGGTTCCCATATCACTACAATTAATGGAGTAGAAGGTACTTATTTTTCTGTTTGGGCACCTTCAGCAAAATCTGTTTCTGTAATCGGAGATTTTAATCATTGGGTAGAAGGAAAACATCCATTATATGTACGATGGGATAAGTCCGGAATATGGGAAGGCTTTATCCCGAGCATAGGAAAAGGAACTGTCTATAAATATAAAATTCATTCTAATCATAATGATATTAAGACAGAAAAGGCAGATCCTTATGCTAGGCGGTGCGAACATCCTCCAAAAACGGCTTCTGTTGTCTGGGATGATAGCTATAAGTGGGAAGATGCAGCATGGATGAAGAAACGTAAAGAGTACAATGCTCTTGATGCTCCTTATTCTATTTATGAAGTGCATTTGGGTTCCTGGAAAAAAAAGATAGAAGAAAATCGATCTTTATCATATATAGAACTGTCTGATGAATTAGTTTCTTACGTTAAAGAAATGCAGTTTACTCATGTAGAATTGATGCCAGTGATGGAGTACCCTTATGATCCCTCATGGGGATACCAGGTTACCGGATATTTTGCACCTACATCTCGTTTTGGATACCCAGAAGAATTTAAAGTATTAATTGATAAACTCCATCAAAATGATATTGGAATTATCTTAGACTGGGTACCATCACATTTTCCCGAGGATACTCATGGTCTTGGTTTTTTTGATGGAACATGCCTCTATGAACACCCTGATAAGAAAAAAGGGTATCATCCGGATTGGAAAAGTCTAATATTTAACTACGGAAGAAATGAGGTAAAAAGCTTTCTGATTAGTAATGCCATTTTTTGGCTGGATCAGTATCATGCTGATGGATTACGAGTAGATGCTGTGGCCTCTATGTTATTTCTTGATTATTCTCGTGAAGATGGAGAATGGGAACCCAATATATATGGCGGGAGAGAAAACCTCGAAGCTATTGCTTTCATGAAAGAATTAAATGAAGAAGTATATCATAGTTTTCCTGATGTACAAACCATTGCAGAAGAATCTACATCGTTTCCTTTGGTTTCTAAACCTACCTATCTGGGAGGGTTAAGTTTTGGGATGAAGTGGATGATGGGGTGGATGCATGATACATTACAGTATTTTGCAAAAGAACCAATTTACAGAAAACACCATCAGAATGATCTTACCTTTAGTATGACCTATGCCTTTACCGAAAATTTTATGCTTCCATTATCACATGATGAAGTTGTTCATGGTAAAAGCAGTATAATTGGAAGAATGCCAGGAGATGAATGGCAGCAGTTTGCTAACCTTAGACTGCTATATGCCTATATGTTTACACATCCGGGAGCAAATCTGCTTTTTATGGGAGCAGAACTAGGACAACGAGAAGAATGGAATTTTCAGAATAGCTTAGATTGGTATATACTTCAGTATACATATCATTCTGGAATTCAGAAAATAATAAAAGATTTAAATATATTATATAGAAAATACCCAGCATTATATCAAAAACAGTTTAGTACTTCTGGTTTTGAGTGGATAAGCTATGATGATCATGAAAATTCTGTTATCGCCTATATGCGAAAAGGAAATGAAAAAGAAACCCCATTAATTATTGTTTGTAATTTTACGCCAATACCAAGAACAAATTATCGCATAGGACTTCCAGATAAAGGAAAATTAATACCATTATTTAATAGTGATGCCAAAGTATATGGAGGTAGTGGTGTTTCTAATAAAAAGGAATTGATTATAGTATCAAAAAAATGGCACAATCAAAAATATTCTGTAGCGGTTGATATTCCTCCTTTAGGAGCCGTTGTATTTAAGATTAATAAGTAAGTATATAATAATTTTATAAACAATTAGG
This region of Aquimarina spinulae genomic DNA includes:
- the glgB gene encoding 1,4-alpha-glucan branching protein GlgB, giving the protein MDSVTPCSFFSEFDINLFKTGKHYRLYEKFGSHITTINGVEGTYFSVWAPSAKSVSVIGDFNHWVEGKHPLYVRWDKSGIWEGFIPSIGKGTVYKYKIHSNHNDIKTEKADPYARRCEHPPKTASVVWDDSYKWEDAAWMKKRKEYNALDAPYSIYEVHLGSWKKKIEENRSLSYIELSDELVSYVKEMQFTHVELMPVMEYPYDPSWGYQVTGYFAPTSRFGYPEEFKVLIDKLHQNDIGIILDWVPSHFPEDTHGLGFFDGTCLYEHPDKKKGYHPDWKSLIFNYGRNEVKSFLISNAIFWLDQYHADGLRVDAVASMLFLDYSREDGEWEPNIYGGRENLEAIAFMKELNEEVYHSFPDVQTIAEESTSFPLVSKPTYLGGLSFGMKWMMGWMHDTLQYFAKEPIYRKHHQNDLTFSMTYAFTENFMLPLSHDEVVHGKSSIIGRMPGDEWQQFANLRLLYAYMFTHPGANLLFMGAELGQREEWNFQNSLDWYILQYTYHSGIQKIIKDLNILYRKYPALYQKQFSTSGFEWISYDDHENSVIAYMRKGNEKETPLIIVCNFTPIPRTNYRIGLPDKGKLIPLFNSDAKVYGGSGVSNKKELIIVSKKWHNQKYSVAVDIPPLGAVVFKINK